GCCGGACCCATCGCCGAACGCATGGTCGAGGGCGTACGGGCCGCAGGGGGCATCTGGCAGGAAGCCGACCTGAGCGGATACCGCATCATCGAGCGCGAGCCGATTCGCTGGCGCAGCCAGGGGCACGAGATCATCAGCGCACCGTTGCCATCGGCCGGCGGCATTGCGCTGGCCGGTATTCTTCAGGGACTTGACCATCTACCCGCGACGCCCCCCGGATCGGCACAGCGTACCCATCAGCTGGTCGAGCTGATGCGCCGGGTATATCGCGACCGCGCTGTTCTGCTGGGCGACGCCGATCAGATCGACGTGCCGGTCGCGCGCCTGATCTCTGCAGAATACGCCCATGCACTGGCCGATGGCATTTCAGCGCAGCGCGCAACGCCAAGCAGCGAACTGGGGGCGCCGCAGGGGTTCGTAGAGGGCACCCATACCACACACTTTTCGCTGATCGATAGCCAGGGCAACGCCGTTGCCGCGACACTCAGCATCAATCTGCCTTTCGGCGCCGCTTTCACGGTGCCGGGAACAGGCGTATTGCTCAACAATGAAATGGACGACTTCGCCGCTGATCCGTCAGGACGCAACGCCTACGGCCTGGCCGGCAGTGAGGCCAACGCCATCGCCCCGGGCAAGCGACCGCTGTCGAGCATGACGCCCACCATGCTGGAAAACGACCAGCGCCTTGCCGTGCTAGGGACACCCGGTGGCAGCCGCATCATCACCATGGTGTTGCTGGGGAGCATGGAGGCAATGGACGGCCAGCCCGTGGAGCACTGGGTATCACGTCCGCGCTTCCACCACCAGTATCTGCCCGATCACATTCAGATCGAGGATGGCGCCTTCACCCCGCAGGTACGCTCAGCGCTCGAACGGCTGGGGCATCGCATCGAACCGGTCGGGCGCGAGTATGGTGACATGCAGGCGGTGAACTGGGACAAGCGCCAAAGCGAGCTGTCCGCAGCCAGCGATCCGCGCGGCGAAGGCAAGGCGCTGGTGCGGCGGGCGCTCAGGGCAGACTGAACGACGGCTCGATCCGTTCGCGCGGCAGCGAATCCAGCGCAGGCTGAACGGCGACATCATGGTTTTCGGCAAGCACCACATGGGCGCTGTGCAGTCGCCGCCGCACCCGCAGCAGATAGTTCAGATCATTGAGCAGTGACGTCGCCTGCCAGCCGTCCATCTCTCGGTTGCGCACATGGGTCTGGACGTTGCGCTGATACGCCTCGGCGAACAGCGTTTCCTGGTCCAGATAGCCGCTCAGCAGACGCTGCTGCTCCTCCCGGTCGCCCTGCAGGTCATCCAGTCGGGCCAGATCGATCAGGGCCAGACCGCATTGCTCCCTCAGCTCCCGATACGCCGCGCGCACGGCGGCATTCTGACTGTCGACGCCGCGGCGCAGATTGGCCTGCATATGCTTGGCTGCCTTGACTGCTTCGACGAGATCGCGCGCGGCAAGCGTCTGGTTCATCACGCTGTGTTGCTGTTCGGGCAACAGCGAAACATCGATGCGGCTGATGAATTCGAAGATATCGCCGTACACCGGCTTGATGTGGCGGTCATACAGCGCGTCGGCATCTTCGCGCAGTTCCGGCGGTACCGGCCGGCTCACGAACGTCTGCAGCTGTTCGGGGTTCATGCCGCGCCCCACCGAGGCAGGCAAGTAGGCTGCCGCAGCAACCACCTCACGGCTCAAGCGGCCGAGGTTGGCGACTTCTGCCTGCAACACCTTGAGCGCGGAATCCGCATGGCGCAGGGACGCATCATTCAGAAACCGTGCGCGCGACCCCGGCTGCTCGCCAAGTGGAAGGGGTCGTCCGCGGGCGACGCTCCGGTCGGGCAGCCAGCGCAGCAGTCCCCTGGACAGGGGCTTCACCCAGGGCACCATCAGCACCAGGCCAAGCAGATTGAACAGCGTATGAAACAGTGCCAGCTTCAGCGTGTAACTATCTGCCGCAATTCCCACGCTCTCGCTGATGACATCGACCGCCTGGGACAGCAGCGGCAGAACCGCCAGCGCCACGGCGGCAGTGACCAGATTGAACAGAATGTGGGCAGCAGCCAGGCGCCGCCCGGCCTGATTGCTGCCAATCGCCGCCACGACCGCGGTGATCGTCGTACCCAGGTTTGCGCCGATCGCCATCGCCAGGGCATTGTCGTAGCTCAACTGACCGGCAGCCAGCGCAGCCAGCGTAATCATCAGCGTGGCATGGCTGGACTGCATGAGTACCGTCGCCACCAGACCCGCGGCTACATACAGCAGCACCCCAAGCCAGCCGCTCAGCGCCAGCTGCTCAAGCGCCAACGCGCCTTCGAAACCTCCCATTCCGGACTTCATCAGATCGATGCCGAGAAACAGCAGACCGATGCCGAGCAGCACCTGACCGAGACCCTTCCAGTGGGCTTCGCCACGGCGGCCAAGGATCACGCCGAACACCAGAAGGGGCATTGCCACCGTTGCGAGATCCACCTTCAGCCCGACCAGCGCGATGAGCCAGGCACCGGTGGTAGTACCCAGATTCGCGCCGAAGACGATGCCGATGCCCGCGCTGAGGCTGATCAGCCCGGCGCTGAGAAAGGCGATGCTCAATAGCGTCACCAGCGAACTGGACTGCACCAGTGCGGTGGACAGCATGCCGAACCCGAGACTTTTCCACAGCCGATTGGTAGAGCGGGTCAGCCAGCGTTCGAGGGCACCACCGGTGAACGCCTTGAAGCCGTCTTCCAGGTGATGCATGCCGAGAATAAACAGCGCTATGCCTGCGGCAAGCGTAGCAAGCTCAGGTTTCCAGACGAACAGGCTGACGAGGACAAGCAAGGCCGCGCTGAGCCAGCCCGGCCTGAGGAATGCACGCATAAAAACCTACGACACGGTGGCGCGACGGACCGCCGCTTCCGTTTCGGCGGTCGCGCTAGGTCAGAGACGTTCCTGCTGCTGCTTGCGGCCATAGCCGGTCTTGGTACAGCCAAGGCAGCGCATGAAGGTTTCGCGACCGGGGCGTACCACAAGCTCCTGACCGGCTTCGGCCGTATTGCCGGCCAGCGCAGTGAATGGCAGGCTGACCAGGAACGCGGCAGCGCCGACGGCAGTCACGGCAGCGCCGATCGGACGCGCGATGACCAGGTCGCCGACCATGGCAAAGATGCCTGGATTTTCGACGTGTTCTTCATAACCGAAGGCGGCGGAGTCGGCGGCGAATACGCTGCCTGCGAGCAGCAGGCCGGCCAGCATGGCGGTGGTGTGACGTAACAGGCGCATAGTAGGATCCCTGGTGGTGGCCCGGTAGGCATTTATTCTCACGAACAACACCCTTCCCGGGTGCCGTTGGGCCATTGTAGGCCCAATCGTGGCATTACGGAATCTGGCCGCAGAAAATTGCCAACCCGTCCCGATTCCGCCGCCTTCAGCGCTGGCAACGCCTGCAGAATACCGAGCTGCGCTGCCCCAGGCGCACCTCACTCAGGGTGCCGCCGCAGACCTTGCATAACTGGCCGCCGCGCCCGTAGGCGAACAGTTCCTGCTGGAAGTAGCCGGGCTGGCCATCCCCGCCGATGAAGTCGCGCAGCGTGGTGCCGCCGCGCTCGATGGCATAGGCGAGAATCCGCCGAATTTCCTCGGCCAGCCGGTCGTAACGGGCACGGCTGATACGCCCTGCCTCGCGTCGCGGATCGATGCCGGCCGCAAACAGAGCCTCGGTGGCGTAGATGTTGCCAACGCCGACGACGACCGCGTTATCCATGATGAAGGGCTTGACCGCCATGCTGCGTCCGCGCGACAGACTGAACAGCCGACTGCCATCGAAGGTTCCGGACAACGGCTCCGGGCCGAGATGGGCAAGCAGCGGATGGCTGGATGGATCGGTACTCCAGAGCATGGCGCCGAACCGACGCGGATCGGTATAGCGCAGCGCCATGCCCGAATCGAGCTCGATGTCGACATGCTCGTGTTTGAGCACCGGCGTGTTCACCGGCACCAGACGCAGATTTCCTGACATGCCGAGATGGCTGATCAGCGTGCCCCCGCCGATATCCATGAGCAGATACTTGGCGCGGCGGCGCACGGCAGCAAACGTCTGGTCCTCGATCTGGATGCCGAGATCCTCCGGTATCGGCCAGCGCAGGCGACGGTCGCGCACGATCAGGCGCGTTACACGGCGACCCTCAAGGTGGGGAGCGATGCCGCGGCGGGTAGTCTCGACCTCGGGTAATTCGGGCATGTTTCGTCAGCGCTCAGCTATGCAACCAGTAGGTGGCGAACAATAACAGTAGCAACAGCGGCATGACACTGGCCACGAATCGACCGTTCCAGCCGAACGCCACGCGCCAGGGCTTCTCGCCGCTGTAGCGGGCGAGGATCAGCGTGGACGGGCCGAACGGCGAAAAGATCATTGCCAGCGAGAATCCGCACATCAACCCCACGGCCGGCGTCATGATCGGCACACCAAGGTACCCCAACTGCGCCAGTAGCCCGGCAATCAAGGAAAGCGAGACGATCGGCGCGACACCGATGACCGCCAGGGTGATGGTGCTGAACAGGCTGGCTACCGCCAACAGAAGATTGTACTTGGGCTCCTGAGCCAGCCAGGCTGCGATGTCTTCCAGCGGGGCCACCGCCCCAAGCACTGCGCCGAGCACGGCAGCACAGCCGAATATGAACATCTCGTTGTGCATGCTGCTCATGTTCTCGGTCACCTCACCCAACGCGGCGCGCGGCGAGCGATCCCGCCAGAGCAGGAATGAAACGACGCCGCACGGAACCAGTACCATGGCAGATTGCGATGCCGACAGCTCGGACAGCCAGGCAAGCAGACCTATTGCCCCCAATCCCAGCAGGCTACCGATCAACAGGCTGATCATCCCTTCGGCCTTGCTGCTGTCACCAATGTTGTCCCGCAGAGCAAGCAGGCCGCCCGTCTCCCGTCGCCAGCCGACGAGGATCATCATCAGCGCCGCGATCACCCCGTAGGGCACCATGCTGGCCCACGAGAGCTCGGGCATTTCCCGCGAGATGATCGCGATGGTCACGCTGGTCGGCGCCAGCAGCGGCACCAGAGCGAACCCGCGCAGCGTGGTGACCATTACGCTGCGCAGGCCGGCGCGTCGCTGCTCCTCGGTAAGCGGATAGCGTTTGAGATGCTCGGTAAGGGTGCCGCAGAGCAGGTTCATCATGCCGAAATTGAGAATCGAGCCGATGCTCCCGGCGGCAAGCACATAGCGCGGATACAGCACGACCTTGGAACCCGACAGCAGCGCCTTGTGCATCTCGCGCAACTGGGGAAGGCGCTTGGCAAGCAGCTGCATCAGACCCAGCGCGCCGAGAAAGCTGGTGTAGTACGCCGCAGAGGAGGCCAGCCGAGGCCATAGCGCTGCGTCGGCTCGGCTGCTGAACAGCGAGGCCAGAACGATACAAAGCGTGGCGATGCCGAGCCAGCGAGGATACGGATTGAGACGGCGAAAATGCAGGGTAAAGTAGGCAAGGAAGATCAGCGCCGCCAGCCAGCTCAGCGGCTTGAATGCGCTCAGCAGGGCGATCAGCTCGAGGCCTACGCCCAGTGGCAGCAGCGCTGCCTTCATTGACAGAGGCTCACGGCAGATCCTTGCGGTATGCGCCCTTCTTGAACACGCCTTCGCCAAACCCGATCAGCCTGTCGTCATGGTCGAGCAGGTCGCAGCTGGCCATGAACACCTTGTGGCCGGCGCTACGGCAGGTCGCCACGGCGCGCACGCGGGTGCCGACCGGAGCCGTCGCCGAGAAATTCACGTTCAATGACAGGGTGATGGCGACCCGGCGCTCCTCGGCCGTGGGTGCCCAGGTGCCGCACAGGCCCATGGCGATGTCCAGCAGGCTGGCAGTGACGCCACCGTGCAGGTTGCTGGCATTGTTCATGTGCTTCTGGGTCAGCGTCAGGGCGATCACCGCCCGGTCCTTGCCGTATTCCACCAGCTCGACCCCCAGGTCCTGGAAGAAGCCGGTGACCGAGCGCTCTACAGCCTGACGTTGATCCTGATCCACTAGACACCACCTTAATCTACACTTGCGGGACACTACAGCCGCCAGCGATTTGGAGCCGGCCTCGACTGTCCTGATTTTGAGACAAGTATGCCACGTCGCTGTCTGACCACGGCGAGCGGGCTCCGATCTGCGCGAACTTGCAACCACGCAGCCCAGGATTTAATCTCGCATACCTGCAACGAAACCTCATTCCGCTATGCGGAACGACAAGAGTAACGAGGAGTTTACGCATGTTCAACCGGATTGGCGTGATTGGCGCCGGTGCCATGGGCCGCGGCATCGCGCAGCTTTTCGCTTCCAGCGGCGAGCAGGTAATCATGTATGACACCCGCGCCGAGGCGATCGCCGACGCACTCGAATTCAACCGCAACCTGCTGCAACGCTCGGTCGCCAAGGGCAAGCTCAGCCAGGACGAATTCGATGCCACTGTCGCCCGCATGCAGCCGGCCGCCAGCCTGGATGATCTCAAGGACTGCGACCTGATCATTGAAGCGATCGTCGAGCTGCTCGAGGTCAAGCAGAACCTGTTTCGGGATCTGGAAGCCATCGTCCGGGACGACTGCGTGCTCGCCACCAACACCTCCTCGCTCTCGGTCACCCGCATCGCCGCCGGGTGCCAGCGCCCCGAACGTGTGGCCGGCTTCCACTTCTTCAATCCTGTGCCGCTGATGAAGATCGTTGAAGTCGTGCGCGGCTCGCGTACCGACGAACGCTACATCCAGGGTCTGGTGGAGCTCGCCGAGAAAGCCGGTCACTTCCCGGCCATCACGCCCGACACGCCCGGCTTTCTGGTCAACCACGCCGGTCGCGCCTTCGGCACCGAGGCGCTGCGCATGCTCAGCGAAGGGGTTGCCACGCCGCAGCAGATCGACCGCATCCTGCGCGACGGCCCGGGCTTTCGCATGGGGCCGTTCGAGCTGTTCGACCTGACCGGCCTGGACGTCTCGCATGCGGTCATGGAATCGGTATACGAGCAGTTCTATCACGATCCGCGCTACACCCCCTCTTTCATCGCCGCGCAGCGCGTGGCCGCCGGATTGCTTGGTCGCAAGACCGGTCAGGGTTTTTATCGCTACGAGGACGGCCAGAAGGTCGAAACCCCCGAGCCTGCCGCCGAAACCGTACTGGTCAACCGCCCTTTCTGGCTGCACTGCGATGATGACGCCGTGCGCAGCGATGTGCATGCTGCTCTCGAGGCGGCTGGCGCCACGCTTGAGACCGGCAACCAGCCCAGCGCCGAAGCCATCTGCCTGGTGACTCCGCTGGGCGAGGACTGCACCACTGCCCTGCTGCACCTCGGCCTGCCCGCCGAGCGTACCGTGGCGATCGACGTTTTCGCCAACTGGGACAAGCGCCGTACTCTGATGCGCAACCCTGCCGTATCGACCGATGTCGTTGCCCAGGCTCGTCAGGCTCTGGCCGCCGACGGTGTACCGGTCGAGGTGATCAACGATTCACCCGGCTTCGTCATTCAGCGCCTGATCGCCAGCGTCATCAATCTGGGCAGTGAGATCGCCCAGAAGGGCATCACCACCCCGGAAACACTTGATCGCGCCATCCAACTCGCGCTTGGCTACCCCAAGGGTCCGCTGGCTTTCGGCGAACATTACGGCAAGCAGCGCGTGCTGACTGTGCTGTGCAATCTGCAGGCGGTGTATGGCGAGCCGCGTTACCGGCCAAGCCCCTGGCTGCGCCGCCGCGCGCAACTCGATCTGCCACTCACCACCCCGGACAACCAGGAGTAATTCATGAGCACTGCCTACATTTACGATGGTTTGCGTTCCCCTTTTGGCCGCCATGCCGGCGCCCTGGCTAGCGTACGTCCGGACGACCTGCTCGCCGAGGTCATGCGCGCGCTGATCGAGCGTAACGGGTTCGACAAGAACCAGTACGAAGACGTGGTCATGGGCTGCACCAACCAGGCCGGTGAAGACGCGCGCAACATTGCCCGTCACGCCGCGCTGCTGTCCGGTCTGCCTCACGACGTGCCCGGGCTGACGGTCAACCGTCTGTGCGGCTCCGGCCTTGCCGCGGTGCTCGACGGTCATCGCATGATCCGCGCCGGCGAAGGCGAGCTCATCATCGCCGGCGGTGCCGAGAGCATGAGCCGCGCGCCTTTCGTCATCGCCAAGAGCGAATCACCCTACTCCCGCGAATTCCGTGCCTTCGACAGCACCATCGGCGCTCGCTTTCCCAATCCGAAGGTCGAACAGGCACACGGTTGCGACACCATGCCGGAGACCGCGGACAACGTGGCCCAGGAGCTGAACATCACCCGCGAGCAGGCCGATACCTATGCCGCCCGCAGCCAGGAGCTCTACGAAAAGGCGCGCGCCGACGGTTTCTTCAAGGACGAGATCCACGGCATTGAAGTGCCGCAGGGCCGGAAAAAGCCGCCGACGCTGGTCGATCAGGACGAGCATCCGCGCCCGGAGAGCAACATGGAGGCGCTGAGCAAGCTGCGCCCGCTGTTCGAAGGCGGCGTGGTCACCGCCGGCAATGCCTCGGGCGTGAACGACGGGGCTGCGGCATTGATTCTCGGGTCCGAAGCAATTGGCGAGAAGTTCGGTATCAAGCCCCGCGCGCGTATCCTGGCTGGTGCCGTAGCTGGCGTGCCGCCGCGCATCATGGGGGTCGGCCCGGTCGAAGCCTGCAGGAAGGCTCTCGCCCGCGCAGGTCTGACACTCAAGGATATGGACGTCATCGAGATCAACGAGGCCTTCGCCTCGCAGGTGCTTGGCTGCGCGAAGATGCTCGAGCTGGACTTCAACGATCCGCGACTCAATCCGAACGGCGGCGCCATTGCCGTGGGTCATCCCCTTGGCGCCTCCGGCGGCCGCCTGGCGCTCACCGCCATGCGCCAGCTCGAGCGCACCGGTGGCCGCTATGCGCTGGTCAGCCTGTGCATCGGCCTCGGTCAGGGCGTGGCGGCGGTCATCGAACGGGTCTGATTCGAGAAGCCGCTGAAAGCTGAAAGGCTAGGACGCGAAAAGATAAGGAGCCCTGCCGGTTGGCGGGGCTTTTCGTATTAGTCAGCTGTGCGGCATGCCGATGCAGCCCAGGCCAGGTCACGCCGTTTCTCCGTGCCGGCCTCGGACATCGTTCAGCCTTTACGAGTCTTCTTTCCGTCCTGCGCACCAGCGGGCGGTTCTGCTAAGGTATCGCCATCTTTCTACGCAGGAATGAGTATGCAGATGAATCCGTTCGAATGGCTTGGTGAAGTGCTCGGCTCTATTGTCCGGGTGATCATTGACAGTCTCGCCTGGCTGTTCGACATCCTCAGCGGTGCCAGCGCCGCCTTCGTCAACGGGTTCGCGCGAACGCTGGGGGTGGACAGCAGCTGGCTGAGTATCGCCGCGGTCATCGTCGGACTGCTGCTACTCTATGCGGGTGTACGCGCCTTCATGCGCAAGCATTTCATCGCCGGGGTCATCTGGCTGTTGCTGGGCCTCTGGCTGCTCAGCGCAATGGTACGCTGACGGAACAACCGTCAACGCAGGGGGTCGTCAGTCGGACGCTCTGCAAATCGTCACGCATTCACTCCGAGGAGGTTACATGGGCTTCGCACTGTCTACCGAACTGCAACTGACCAGCACTGCTTTCGAGCAGCATGGCGCCATCCCTACCAAGCACACCGGAGAAGGCGTCGACGCGTCGCCTGCGCTGAGCTGGTCGAACCCGCCGGCCGGTACCAAGTCGTTCGCGATCATCTGCCACGACCCGGATGCTCCCCTAATTTCTCCCAACGGTACCTACGGCTTCGTCCACTGGGTGCTGTACAACATCCCGTCCGAGGTCGAATCGCTGCCCGAGGGCACCAGTGACTTCACATCGGGCAAGAACAACTTCGGCAAGATCGGCTACAACGGCCCCATGCCGCCCGAAGGCCATGGCCGCCATCATTACTATTACTGGATTCTGGCGTTGGACGCGGACCTGCACCTGCCCGAAGGCATGAACATGTGGGAACTGCTGGCCAAGGTGGAACGCCACACGCTGGCGATGAACCGCCTGATCGGGACCTACCAGCGCGGGTGATCCTGGGCCCAGCCGCAGGAGCGAACGGGGCGCCTGACGGGTCATCAAATCGATGGCTCACCCCTTTCGCGCCCAGATGCGCTCCTACAGAGATGCGGGGAAACCTCACCTTGTAGGCGCGGGCATGACCGCGAAGGGAGATGCGCCGGCCTCTCCCTTCCCTCACCCCGATCAATATCCCAACGACTGCCCGATCGCCTCACGAAGTGGTGCATTGAGCAGCCGCCGCGTTTCCCGATAGGCCTGGCGATCCAGCGTCGCCAGGGCTTTAACCTTGCTCCGCGCCCGCTCCAGCAACTGATCCGGCGGGCACAGCTCGTCCAGAAATCCCGCGTCCATGGCCTGCGCAGGGTCAAGCAGCTCCGCCTGCAATGCGCAGCGCGATAGCCAAGCGGTGGGAATGCGCTCGCGCGCCAGGTGCATGGCGACATCCGGCATGGTCATGCCGATCGCCACCTCGTTGAGACTGACCTTGAACGGGCCGGCCGATCCCAGCCGGTAGTCGGCCAGCAACAGAAGAAACGCTGCCTTGGCCATGGCGTGCCCGGTACTGGCGATCACCAGCGGGGCCGGGAATTCGAGCATGGCCACGGTCAGCCGATCTCCCGCTTCGCGCATGGCGTCCCGGGCGGGCCCGCCGGCGTCGATCAGCTTGCGATCGTAACCCCCACTGAATATGCCCGGTCGACCGTAGAGCAGAACTGCCGCATCGGCTCGGGCCGCTTGGTCGAGCGCATCGAGCAGCGCCTCGATCATGCTCTGCGAGAGCGCATTGGCCTTGCCGTCGTCCAGACCGATCTCGGCGATACCACCAGCGATCGACAGGCTGAGTGCGCTCACGTGTCGGACTGCGCGCGTGCTTCGTCACGCAGAACGCGGCGCAACAGCTTGCCCACGGTGGACTTGGGCAGGTCCTCCCGAATTTCCACGTAGCTCGGCACCTTGTAGCCGGTTAGATGCTCACGACAATGCGCGATGATCGCCGCCTCATCCAGGCTCGGATCATTGAGGCTGACGAACAGCTTGATCGACTCGCCCTTGCGCTCGTCCGGAACGCCTACCGCTACACACTCGCGGATGCCGGGATGGCGCATGACCGCATCCTCGACATCATTCGGGTAGACGTTGAAGCCGGACACCAGAATCATGTCCTTCTTGCGGTCGACCAGCTTGAGGAAACCTTCCTCGTCGATGATCCCGACATCGCCGGTCTTCAGCCAACCGTCATCGGTGATCGTTTCGGCGGTTTCGCCGGGACGCTGCCAATACCCCTGCATGACCTGCGGCCCGCGGATCAACAGCTCGCCCGGCTGGCCGCGCGGCGTCTCGTTACCGTCGTCATCGATCGTCTTCATCTCGGTATCGATCACGGCTCGACCGATGAACCCTTCCTTATAAGGTGTGAACGCGGTGGAAGCGACGACCACGGGCGAGGTTTCGGTCAGCCCGTAGCCTTCACGCACCACCGCTCCGGTACGTGCCTGCCAGCGCTTGGCGATCTCGGTGTTCAGCGGCGCCCCGCCGGAGTTGACCCACTTGAGCTTGCTGAAGTCGATGCTGTCGAAGTCGGGATGATTCATGAGCGAGACGAACAGCGAATTGATGCCCGTCAGCAAGGTGATCGGCTGACGCTTGATGTCGGCGATCATACTGTCCAGATCACGCGGGTTGCTGATCAAAATGCTGTGGAAGCCGGTGTAGACCGAGGCGATGCAGTTCGCCGTGAAGGCGAAGATATGATAGAGCGGCAGTGGCGACACGCGCACTTCGTTGCCGTATTCGACATCACCTTCGCGGATGATGCTGACGGCCTGCAGCACGTTGCTCAGAATGTTGCGGTGGGTGAGCATGGCACCCTTTGAAACGCCCGTGGTGCCGCCGGTGTACTGCAGCAGCGCGAGGTCATCGAGCCCTCGCTCGGGCTGGACCGCTGGCAGCTGCTCGCCGCGGCGCAGCGTCTCCATGAAGCGTACTGCGCCCTTTTCCTCGGTATCGAATACCGGATTGCGCAGATCATCCGTGCCGGTGACGATCAGCAGGTCGACATCGGTCTCAGCCTGAATCTTGCGCACCAGCGGGATCAGTTTGTCCAGCACCACCACAGCCCTGGCGCCGGAGTCGGCAAACTGGTGACGGGTTTCGAACGGGGTGTATTGCGGGTTGGTGTTGACGACAACCAGACCCGCCTTCATGGCGCCGAAGATGGCGATAGTGTACTGCAGCAGGTTGGGCAGCTGGATGGCCAATCGATCACCCGGCTTGAGCCCGGCCGCGTGCCGAAGGTACCGCGCGAACAGGTCAGCCTTGTGGCGCAACTCGAGGAAATTCAGGGTTTCGTCCCCGCAGGAAAACGCCGGTCTGTCGCCGTATCGCTGGCAGGCCTGTTCGAGGACGTCGAAGACAGTGCTGTGTCCCAATTGCGTCAGTTGAGTGGCCACGACCGATTGTGCAGGAATCGACATCTGAACCTCTTGTTTTTGGACTGTTATTTTGCAGTGCGAAACTACATACCAAAAAGATGCTATTCTATCTACCTCAAGTGTGCAATCATCGAGACAATCTCTAACCAGTCTCGCTGTGCAGAATGCCTGCATCTGGTATCGTTCCGGCTTCCGGGCAACAATCCGGAGTAGACCAAGAACAATAATAGACCGCTGCAGGACGCATCGATAAGGTAACCAGACCACATGAACGAAGAGTTGGAATCCCTGAGGGAGACGATACCGGGCAAGGATCGCAAATTCGTCGAGGCCCTTTCTCGCGGGCTGGACGTCCTGCGTGCGTTCAGCCAGGGCGCAGTCGTCATGGGCAACCAGGACATCGCCAGAATCACCGGGCTGCCAAAGCCCACTGTTTCGCGGATGACTTACACCCTCACCAAACTGGGCTATCTGAGCTACTCACCGCAACTGGAAAAATACCAGCTTGACTCCGGTGTGCTCGCGCTGGGCTACGCGTACGTCTCCAACCTTCGTGTACGTCAGCTGGCCAAGCCATACCTGGACGAGTTCGCTCGCACCACCAATACCTCCGTCGGCCTGACCTGCCGCGACCGCCTGTCCATGATCTACGTGGAAAACTGTCGCCCTGCAGAGACCACCTCGCTGCGCATGGATGTCGGCGTGCGCCTGCCACTGGCGACCACGGCAGCCGGCCGTGCCTATCTTGCGGCCATGAAGGATGAAGAGCGCAGCCATGTGATCGCCGCTCTAAAGGACCGTCACGCGGAAAACTGGACCGAGCTCGAGGCCGGTTTGCAGCGAAGCTTCGAGGACTACGCCAAGCATGGGTTCTGCCTGTCCCTCGGCGACTGGGACCGCAACGTCAACGCCGCCGGGGTGCCCCTGTTTCTGCAGGACGGAACGCTGATGGCGCTGACCTGCGGTGCGCCGTCGTATCTGGTATCCGAGGAAAAAGTGAAGAACCAGCTCGCCCATCAGCTGGCAATGCTGGCACGCGATGTGGAGCGCCTGGGCGTCTGATCCGGACACGGGGTTTGCGTCCGGAACCAATGCGGCAGCGGGGTGCCAAAATCTATCGCCCGCATTGCCATCCCGCCCCTCGAATTCGGGCCATCAACATGAGTGATTCAGCCACATTTCGCCTGCGAGGGGCATCGACAAAGGATTTGTTTTTTTGTATTTTGCCTAGCGAAACATGGTTTCATTATTTCGCATAGTGAAACACAGCCCACCCAGTTAAACGGAGGTTAAGCATGTCGGACGTGGTTACCCTGGAACGTCAAGGCGACATTGCCGTCGTCACAGTCAACAATCCACCGGTCAACGCATTGGGGATTGCGGTGCGCGAAGGCCTGCAGAACTGCTTCAAGGCCGCCGAAGCCGATCCGGAAGTCAAAGCCATCGTCCTGGTCTGTGAAGGCATGACCTTCATGGCCGGA
Above is a window of Halopseudomonas nanhaiensis DNA encoding:
- the ggt gene encoding gamma-glutamyltransferase, translating into MNTLRGALFTLGLLISGALDAAAPEQQAVATAHPLSTDAAHRVLDQGGNAFDAAIAAAATLAVVEPQGSGLGGGGFFLLRLQDQDGVDYRFLDARETAPLAAHRDMYRDADGKVSRQSALDGPLAAGIPGLPAALVHLAEHYGQLPLSTSLAPAIRAAEEGFEVGERYRMLGGFRLKAMRTDPETARIYLRDGELPAVGTLLRQPELAATLRALAQQGRDGFYAGPIAERMVEGVRAAGGIWQEADLSGYRIIEREPIRWRSQGHEIISAPLPSAGGIALAGILQGLDHLPATPPGSAQRTHQLVELMRRVYRDRAVLLGDADQIDVPVARLISAEYAHALADGISAQRATPSSELGAPQGFVEGTHTTHFSLIDSQGNAVAATLSINLPFGAAFTVPGTGVLLNNEMDDFAADPSGRNAYGLAGSEANAIAPGKRPLSSMTPTMLENDQRLAVLGTPGGSRIITMVLLGSMEAMDGQPVEHWVSRPRFHHQYLPDHIQIEDGAFTPQVRSALERLGHRIEPVGREYGDMQAVNWDKRQSELSAASDPRGEGKALVRRALRAD
- a CDS encoding Na/Pi cotransporter family protein, producing MRAFLRPGWLSAALLVLVSLFVWKPELATLAAGIALFILGMHHLEDGFKAFTGGALERWLTRSTNRLWKSLGFGMLSTALVQSSSLVTLLSIAFLSAGLISLSAGIGIVFGANLGTTTGAWLIALVGLKVDLATVAMPLLVFGVILGRRGEAHWKGLGQVLLGIGLLFLGIDLMKSGMGGFEGALALEQLALSGWLGVLLYVAAGLVATVLMQSSHATLMITLAALAAGQLSYDNALAMAIGANLGTTITAVVAAIGSNQAGRRLAAAHILFNLVTAAVALAVLPLLSQAVDVISESVGIAADSYTLKLALFHTLFNLLGLVLMVPWVKPLSRGLLRWLPDRSVARGRPLPLGEQPGSRARFLNDASLRHADSALKVLQAEVANLGRLSREVVAAAAYLPASVGRGMNPEQLQTFVSRPVPPELREDADALYDRHIKPVYGDIFEFISRIDVSLLPEQQHSVMNQTLAARDLVEAVKAAKHMQANLRRGVDSQNAAVRAAYRELREQCGLALIDLARLDDLQGDREEQQRLLSGYLDQETLFAEAYQRNVQTHVRNREMDGWQATSLLNDLNYLLRVRRRLHSAHVVLAENHDVAVQPALDSLPRERIEPSFSLP
- a CDS encoding multidrug transporter, with the translated sequence MRLLRHTTAMLAGLLLAGSVFAADSAAFGYEEHVENPGIFAMVGDLVIARPIGAAVTAVGAAAFLVSLPFTALAGNTAEAGQELVVRPGRETFMRCLGCTKTGYGRKQQQERL
- the mutM gene encoding bifunctional DNA-formamidopyrimidine glycosylase/DNA-(apurinic or apyrimidinic site) lyase gives rise to the protein MPELPEVETTRRGIAPHLEGRRVTRLIVRDRRLRWPIPEDLGIQIEDQTFAAVRRRAKYLLMDIGGGTLISHLGMSGNLRLVPVNTPVLKHEHVDIELDSGMALRYTDPRRFGAMLWSTDPSSHPLLAHLGPEPLSGTFDGSRLFSLSRGRSMAVKPFIMDNAVVVGVGNIYATEALFAAGIDPRREAGRISRARYDRLAEEIRRILAYAIERGGTTLRDFIGGDGQPGYFQQELFAYGRGGQLCKVCGGTLSEVRLGQRSSVFCRRCQR
- a CDS encoding PaaI family thioesterase, whose product is MDQDQRQAVERSVTGFFQDLGVELVEYGKDRAVIALTLTQKHMNNASNLHGGVTASLLDIAMGLCGTWAPTAEERRVAITLSLNVNFSATAPVGTRVRAVATCRSAGHKVFMASCDLLDHDDRLIGFGEGVFKKGAYRKDLP